One segment of Daphnia magna isolate NIES linkage group LG2, ASM2063170v1.1, whole genome shotgun sequence DNA contains the following:
- the LOC116916780 gene encoding DNA replication complex GINS protein PSF3 isoform X1 produces the protein MPKLIFSYSPNYFSIEDIVLQDVRVSCKFEVSVPKLGMLDQSADDQDLKQGSKVELPFWMVPTLHAKKVITFEIPRHYKVNYRQILQADSIVVDLHKWGPYFYDLGNHVANLELKDSLDIKKSLVQTLLNRLRHIMDMSQHSTHHETVHLIANLDELERKLFAVGQLSYRSYKEWVRRESSKINTAALVASHRKRKFAEVTV, from the exons ATGCCTAAATTGATTTTCAGCTATTCGCCAAACTATTTTTCAATAGAAGACATTGTTCTCCAGGATGTCAGGGTGTCGTGCAAGTTTGAAGTATCTGTTCCCAAGTTGG GCATGCTAGACCAGTCAGCGGATGATCAAGATCTCAAACAAGGCAGTAAAGTTGAGCTGCCTTTTTGGATGGTCCCAACCCTTCACGCCAAAAAAGTCATTACATTTGAAATTCCTAGACACTACAAAGTCAACTATAG GCAAATTCTACAGGCTGATAGTATAGTTGTCGACCTCCACAAGTGGGGTCCCTATTTCTACGATCTAGGCAATCATGTGGCCAATCTGGAGCTGAAAGATTCCCTTGATATAAAGAAAAGCCTTGTTCAG ACACTTCTTAACCGACTAAGACACATTATGGACATGTCCCAACACTCCACACACCATGAGACAGTACATCTTATTGCAAACTTGGATGAATTAGAGAGGAAATTGTTTGCAGTGGGCCAGCTGAGCTACAGAAGCTACAAG GAATGGGTACGGAGAGAATCCAGCAAAATAAACACGGCTGCTCTGGTCGCCAGTcatagaaagagaaaatttgCAGAAGTTACCGTTTAA
- the LOC116916780 gene encoding DNA replication complex GINS protein PSF3 isoform X2 encodes MLDQSADDQDLKQGSKVELPFWMVPTLHAKKVITFEIPRHYKVNYRQILQADSIVVDLHKWGPYFYDLGNHVANLELKDSLDIKKSLVQTLLNRLRHIMDMSQHSTHHETVHLIANLDELERKLFAVGQLSYRSYKEWVRRESSKINTAALVASHRKRKFAEVTV; translated from the exons ATGCTAGACCAGTCAGCGGATGATCAAGATCTCAAACAAGGCAGTAAAGTTGAGCTGCCTTTTTGGATGGTCCCAACCCTTCACGCCAAAAAAGTCATTACATTTGAAATTCCTAGACACTACAAAGTCAACTATAG GCAAATTCTACAGGCTGATAGTATAGTTGTCGACCTCCACAAGTGGGGTCCCTATTTCTACGATCTAGGCAATCATGTGGCCAATCTGGAGCTGAAAGATTCCCTTGATATAAAGAAAAGCCTTGTTCAG ACACTTCTTAACCGACTAAGACACATTATGGACATGTCCCAACACTCCACACACCATGAGACAGTACATCTTATTGCAAACTTGGATGAATTAGAGAGGAAATTGTTTGCAGTGGGCCAGCTGAGCTACAGAAGCTACAAG GAATGGGTACGGAGAGAATCCAGCAAAATAAACACGGCTGCTCTGGTCGCCAGTcatagaaagagaaaatttgCAGAAGTTACCGTTTAA
- the LOC116916675 gene encoding hepatocyte nuclear factor 4-gamma isoform X2, producing the protein MVFIGQSFQRSTFTAMESSREETPRATGAAHIQVQQQQNYSIRNVHSIVAGVQQQQHYSHPGASVIVQNAAVLGGGNSNATLITMNNSPQQPVTDASALQLSVTTSGSLIPAPASSVNSAGSSSPTGSNGNNGNVTGIAVGPVATWCAICGDRATGKHYGAASCDGCKGFFRRSVRKNHVYTCRFNRHCVVDKDKRNQCRYCRLGKCFKAGMKKEAVQNERDRISSRRPSYEEPISANGLTINVLINAETMSRQLSAVNDYDLNSKRMATINDVCESMKQQLLFLVEWAKYIPVFSELPLDDQVALLRAHAAENLVLGVARRSMHLRDILLLGNDSIMPRQTAGHGEVEIYHIGIRIMDEIVKPLRDIQMDDTEYTCLKAIVFFDPNAKGLGEPVRVKGIRYQIQQLLEDYVADRQYASRGRFGELLLALPPLQSVAWQMIEQIQQARYFGVTRIDSLLQEMLLGGASIESVNNANNSGPSSGYNPPVAIPTALTTMAPLSADSSPTHSGGPSLTTLPLLNGQNGLGGHQAMLLDRGPSLLDRGPSMTMSPDSEEDTFTLSLSSHHHQPFKQEVAEGMENAYT; encoded by the exons ATGGTTTTTATTGGCCAGTCATTCCAACGTTCAACGTTCACCGCGATGGAGTCATCGCGGGAGGAAACACCCCGTGCTACTGGAGCCGCTCACATCCAAgttcaacagcagcaaaactaCAGCATCCGCAATGTGCATTCGATTGTGGCCGGCGtccaacagcagcagcactACAGCCATCCCGGTGCATCGGTGATTGTGCAAAATGCAGCCGTTCTCGGAGGTGGCAACAGCAATGCCACTTTAATTACCATGAACAACAGCCCGCAACAACCAG TGACGGATGCTAGCGCGCTGCAATTGTCGGTGACGACATCCGGCTCATTGATTCCGGCACCAGCGTCGAGCGTCAACAGCGCCGGCTCCAGTTCACCGACCGGTAGCAACGGCAACAACGGCAACGTGACCGGCATCGCCGTCGGTCCCGTCGCCACCTGGTGCGCCATTTGCGGAGACAGGGCCACGGGCAAGCACTACGGAGCCGCCTCCTGCGATGGATGCAAAGGATTCTTCCGGCGATCCGTTCGTAAAAATCACGTCTACACCTGCAG GTTCAATCGGCACTGCGTGGTGGACAAAGACAAGCGGAATCAATGCCGATATTGCCGACTGGGCAAATGTTTCAAAGCTGGCATGAAAAAAGAAG CCGTACAAAATGAACGAGATCGAATTAGCAGTCGTCGACCGAGCTATGAAGAGCCAATTTCTGCCAACGGCCTGACAATCAATGTGTTAATCAACGCTGAAACTATGAGCCGacag CTCTCAGCCGTCAACGATTACGATTTGAACAGCAAAAGGATGGCTACCATCAACGACGTTTGCGAATCCATGAAGCAGCAGCTGCTCTTTTTGGTCGAATGGGCAAAATACATTCCTGTTTTTAGTGAACTGCCACTTGACGATCAG GTGGCGTTATTGAGAGCCCATGCGGCAGAAAATCTAGTGCTGGGTGTTGCTCGGAGATCTATGCATTTACGAGACATCCTTCTGTTGGGCAACGATTCGATCATGCCAAGGCAAACGGCTGGACACGGAG AAGTTGAAATTTACCATATTGGCATCCGCATCATGGATGAAATTGTCAAACCTCTACGAGACATACAGATGGATGACACAGAGTACACCTGCCTAAAAGCCATCGTCTTCTTCGATCCTA ATGCAAAAGGTCTTGGTGAGCCGGTCAGGGTCAAAGGAATTCGTTACCAGATTCAACAGTTGCTAGAAGATTATGTGGCTGATCGCCAGTACGCCAGTAGAGGTCGATTTGGTGAATTGTTGCTGGCCTTGCCACCACTCCAATCAGTTGCCTGGCAAATGATTGAACAGATACAGCAAGCCAGATACTTTGGAGTAACGCGTATAGATTCTCTGTTGCAAGAAATGCTTTTAGGGG GAGCCTCAATCGAGTCGGTCAATAATGCAAATAATTCTGGACCTTCATCCGGATACAATCCGCCAGTAGCAATACCGACTGCGCTGACAACGATGGCTCCTTTATCTGCTGATTCCTCCCCGACACACTCAGGTGGGCCGTCCCTCACTACCCTTCCTCTTCTTAATGGTCAAAACGGATTAGGAGGGCACCAAGCCATGTTGTTGGATCGAGGGCCATCGTTGTTGGATCGAGGGCCATCGATGACCATGTCCCCGGATTCGGAAGAGGACACGTTTACCTTGAGTTTATCCAGTCACCACCACCAGCCTTTCAAGCAAGAGGTGGCGGAGGGAATGGAAAATGCTTACACATAG
- the LOC116916675 gene encoding hepatocyte nuclear factor 4-gamma isoform X1: MVFIGQSFQRSTFTAMESSREETPRATGAAHIQVQQQQNYSIRNVHSIVAGVQQQQHYSHPGASVIVQNAAVLGGGNSNATLITMNNSPQQPVTDASALQLSVTTSGSLIPAPASSVNSAGSSSPTGSNGNNGNVTGIAVGPVATWCAICGDRATGKHYGAASCDGCKGFFRRSVRKNHVYTCRFNRHCVVDKDKRNQCRYCRLGKCFKAGMKKEAVQNERDRISSRRPSYEEPISANGLTINVLINAETMSRQCENLYLNQLSAVNDYDLNSKRMATINDVCESMKQQLLFLVEWAKYIPVFSELPLDDQVALLRAHAAENLVLGVARRSMHLRDILLLGNDSIMPRQTAGHGEVEIYHIGIRIMDEIVKPLRDIQMDDTEYTCLKAIVFFDPNAKGLGEPVRVKGIRYQIQQLLEDYVADRQYASRGRFGELLLALPPLQSVAWQMIEQIQQARYFGVTRIDSLLQEMLLGGASIESVNNANNSGPSSGYNPPVAIPTALTTMAPLSADSSPTHSGGPSLTTLPLLNGQNGLGGHQAMLLDRGPSLLDRGPSMTMSPDSEEDTFTLSLSSHHHQPFKQEVAEGMENAYT; the protein is encoded by the exons ATGGTTTTTATTGGCCAGTCATTCCAACGTTCAACGTTCACCGCGATGGAGTCATCGCGGGAGGAAACACCCCGTGCTACTGGAGCCGCTCACATCCAAgttcaacagcagcaaaactaCAGCATCCGCAATGTGCATTCGATTGTGGCCGGCGtccaacagcagcagcactACAGCCATCCCGGTGCATCGGTGATTGTGCAAAATGCAGCCGTTCTCGGAGGTGGCAACAGCAATGCCACTTTAATTACCATGAACAACAGCCCGCAACAACCAG TGACGGATGCTAGCGCGCTGCAATTGTCGGTGACGACATCCGGCTCATTGATTCCGGCACCAGCGTCGAGCGTCAACAGCGCCGGCTCCAGTTCACCGACCGGTAGCAACGGCAACAACGGCAACGTGACCGGCATCGCCGTCGGTCCCGTCGCCACCTGGTGCGCCATTTGCGGAGACAGGGCCACGGGCAAGCACTACGGAGCCGCCTCCTGCGATGGATGCAAAGGATTCTTCCGGCGATCCGTTCGTAAAAATCACGTCTACACCTGCAG GTTCAATCGGCACTGCGTGGTGGACAAAGACAAGCGGAATCAATGCCGATATTGCCGACTGGGCAAATGTTTCAAAGCTGGCATGAAAAAAGAAG CCGTACAAAATGAACGAGATCGAATTAGCAGTCGTCGACCGAGCTATGAAGAGCCAATTTCTGCCAACGGCCTGACAATCAATGTGTTAATCAACGCTGAAACTATGAGCCGacag TGTgaaaatttgtatttaaatCAGCTCTCAGCCGTCAACGATTACGATTTGAACAGCAAAAGGATGGCTACCATCAACGACGTTTGCGAATCCATGAAGCAGCAGCTGCTCTTTTTGGTCGAATGGGCAAAATACATTCCTGTTTTTAGTGAACTGCCACTTGACGATCAG GTGGCGTTATTGAGAGCCCATGCGGCAGAAAATCTAGTGCTGGGTGTTGCTCGGAGATCTATGCATTTACGAGACATCCTTCTGTTGGGCAACGATTCGATCATGCCAAGGCAAACGGCTGGACACGGAG AAGTTGAAATTTACCATATTGGCATCCGCATCATGGATGAAATTGTCAAACCTCTACGAGACATACAGATGGATGACACAGAGTACACCTGCCTAAAAGCCATCGTCTTCTTCGATCCTA ATGCAAAAGGTCTTGGTGAGCCGGTCAGGGTCAAAGGAATTCGTTACCAGATTCAACAGTTGCTAGAAGATTATGTGGCTGATCGCCAGTACGCCAGTAGAGGTCGATTTGGTGAATTGTTGCTGGCCTTGCCACCACTCCAATCAGTTGCCTGGCAAATGATTGAACAGATACAGCAAGCCAGATACTTTGGAGTAACGCGTATAGATTCTCTGTTGCAAGAAATGCTTTTAGGGG GAGCCTCAATCGAGTCGGTCAATAATGCAAATAATTCTGGACCTTCATCCGGATACAATCCGCCAGTAGCAATACCGACTGCGCTGACAACGATGGCTCCTTTATCTGCTGATTCCTCCCCGACACACTCAGGTGGGCCGTCCCTCACTACCCTTCCTCTTCTTAATGGTCAAAACGGATTAGGAGGGCACCAAGCCATGTTGTTGGATCGAGGGCCATCGTTGTTGGATCGAGGGCCATCGATGACCATGTCCCCGGATTCGGAAGAGGACACGTTTACCTTGAGTTTATCCAGTCACCACCACCAGCCTTTCAAGCAAGAGGTGGCGGAGGGAATGGAAAATGCTTACACATAG
- the LOC116916675 gene encoding hepatocyte nuclear factor 4-gamma isoform X3 yields MTDASALQLSVTTSGSLIPAPASSVNSAGSSSPTGSNGNNGNVTGIAVGPVATWCAICGDRATGKHYGAASCDGCKGFFRRSVRKNHVYTCRFNRHCVVDKDKRNQCRYCRLGKCFKAGMKKEAVQNERDRISSRRPSYEEPISANGLTINVLINAETMSRQCENLYLNQLSAVNDYDLNSKRMATINDVCESMKQQLLFLVEWAKYIPVFSELPLDDQVALLRAHAAENLVLGVARRSMHLRDILLLGNDSIMPRQTAGHGEVEIYHIGIRIMDEIVKPLRDIQMDDTEYTCLKAIVFFDPNAKGLGEPVRVKGIRYQIQQLLEDYVADRQYASRGRFGELLLALPPLQSVAWQMIEQIQQARYFGVTRIDSLLQEMLLGGASIESVNNANNSGPSSGYNPPVAIPTALTTMAPLSADSSPTHSGGPSLTTLPLLNGQNGLGGHQAMLLDRGPSLLDRGPSMTMSPDSEEDTFTLSLSSHHHQPFKQEVAEGMENAYT; encoded by the exons A TGACGGATGCTAGCGCGCTGCAATTGTCGGTGACGACATCCGGCTCATTGATTCCGGCACCAGCGTCGAGCGTCAACAGCGCCGGCTCCAGTTCACCGACCGGTAGCAACGGCAACAACGGCAACGTGACCGGCATCGCCGTCGGTCCCGTCGCCACCTGGTGCGCCATTTGCGGAGACAGGGCCACGGGCAAGCACTACGGAGCCGCCTCCTGCGATGGATGCAAAGGATTCTTCCGGCGATCCGTTCGTAAAAATCACGTCTACACCTGCAG GTTCAATCGGCACTGCGTGGTGGACAAAGACAAGCGGAATCAATGCCGATATTGCCGACTGGGCAAATGTTTCAAAGCTGGCATGAAAAAAGAAG CCGTACAAAATGAACGAGATCGAATTAGCAGTCGTCGACCGAGCTATGAAGAGCCAATTTCTGCCAACGGCCTGACAATCAATGTGTTAATCAACGCTGAAACTATGAGCCGacag TGTgaaaatttgtatttaaatCAGCTCTCAGCCGTCAACGATTACGATTTGAACAGCAAAAGGATGGCTACCATCAACGACGTTTGCGAATCCATGAAGCAGCAGCTGCTCTTTTTGGTCGAATGGGCAAAATACATTCCTGTTTTTAGTGAACTGCCACTTGACGATCAG GTGGCGTTATTGAGAGCCCATGCGGCAGAAAATCTAGTGCTGGGTGTTGCTCGGAGATCTATGCATTTACGAGACATCCTTCTGTTGGGCAACGATTCGATCATGCCAAGGCAAACGGCTGGACACGGAG AAGTTGAAATTTACCATATTGGCATCCGCATCATGGATGAAATTGTCAAACCTCTACGAGACATACAGATGGATGACACAGAGTACACCTGCCTAAAAGCCATCGTCTTCTTCGATCCTA ATGCAAAAGGTCTTGGTGAGCCGGTCAGGGTCAAAGGAATTCGTTACCAGATTCAACAGTTGCTAGAAGATTATGTGGCTGATCGCCAGTACGCCAGTAGAGGTCGATTTGGTGAATTGTTGCTGGCCTTGCCACCACTCCAATCAGTTGCCTGGCAAATGATTGAACAGATACAGCAAGCCAGATACTTTGGAGTAACGCGTATAGATTCTCTGTTGCAAGAAATGCTTTTAGGGG GAGCCTCAATCGAGTCGGTCAATAATGCAAATAATTCTGGACCTTCATCCGGATACAATCCGCCAGTAGCAATACCGACTGCGCTGACAACGATGGCTCCTTTATCTGCTGATTCCTCCCCGACACACTCAGGTGGGCCGTCCCTCACTACCCTTCCTCTTCTTAATGGTCAAAACGGATTAGGAGGGCACCAAGCCATGTTGTTGGATCGAGGGCCATCGTTGTTGGATCGAGGGCCATCGATGACCATGTCCCCGGATTCGGAAGAGGACACGTTTACCTTGAGTTTATCCAGTCACCACCACCAGCCTTTCAAGCAAGAGGTGGCGGAGGGAATGGAAAATGCTTACACATAG